One Diadema setosum chromosome 8, eeDiaSeto1, whole genome shotgun sequence genomic window carries:
- the LOC140232381 gene encoding uncharacterized protein, with the protein MEQYDDEINELREQNAAYTPGSTFRSSRQRPMIPPHHLLVAVLGPTGVGKSALINSMFYVMGHGWECRAPEANATQPSATREPTLYEVASGIKFIDNRGMREFGGGFMVDLAREVGDVFTGQWEWNQQFIVDLVAGIERAWTGQGTCDLHCAVLVLSAVNFNITVQDMKILIDKLRKLTGEPPIVVITHRDHPDVRHHVIRDFKAGLQENRIDYVFELENYTASDHMFDPEKHLAVLRLLRQCTVVGDRVIKNLEEGPKKRCNIL; encoded by the exons ATGGAACAGTACGACGATGAGATCAATGAGCTGCGGGAGCAGAACGCCGCCTATACACCTGGCTCAACGTTTCGTTCTTCGCGGCAGCGGCCTATGATACCACCCCATCACCTACTCGTGGCGGTCCTTGGTCCCACTGGAGTGGGCAAGTCGGCCCTTATTAACTCGATGTTTTATGTCATGGGACACGGTTGGGAGTGCCGAGCGCCAGAAGCCAACGCCACGCAGCCGTCAGCGACCAGGGAACCGACTCTCTACGAAGTGGCCAGTGGCATAAAATTCATAGACAACCGTGGGATGCGCGAGTTCGGTGGTGGATTTATGGTCGATCTCGCCAGAGAAGTTG GTGATGTGTTCACTGGCCAGTGGGAATGGAATCAACAGTTCATTGTTGATCTTGTTGCTGGCATTGAGCGAGCTTGGACAGGGCAAGGAACCTGCGATCTTCACTGCGCTGTGCTGGTCCTGAG tgCCGTGAACTTTAACATCACCGTCCAGGACATGAAAATTCTCATCGATAAGCTCAGGAAGCTGACAG GCGAACCACCTATTGTGGTCATAACGCATCGTGATCACCCGGACGTTCGCCACCACGTCATCAGAGACTTTAAGGCCGGACTGCAAGAGAACAGGATCGACTACGTGTTCGAGCTCGAGAACTACACCGCTTCCGACCACATGTTCGACCCTGAGAAGCACCTGGCCGTGCTGCGGCTGCTGCGGCAGTGCACTGTGGTAGGAGACCGTGTCATCAAGAACTTAGAAGAGGGGCCGAAAAAACGGTGCAACATACTGTGA